The following are encoded together in the Nitrospira sp. genome:
- a CDS encoding NAD-dependent deacylase: MPLGSNFGLVRQHLAAARNITVLTGAGISADSGVPTFRGEDGLWRSYRAEDLATPEAFERDPRLVWEWYNWRRELIATKQPNAVHLAIVELERRAPAFWLITQNVDGLHRDAGSRNLSEIHGNIWKVRCIGCNVVDENRDVPISIPPTCRHCGSLLRPHIVWFGESLLTTDLRQCSTALRSCDLLLVIGTSGVVYPAAGFAAVAKETSAFVAEINLDPTPQSSLVDVSLHGRAKDLVPLLLDPM, encoded by the coding sequence ATGCCACTTGGTTCTAATTTCGGGCTTGTGAGACAACACCTCGCCGCTGCCCGGAATATCACCGTGCTGACCGGTGCAGGGATTTCAGCAGACAGCGGTGTGCCGACCTTTCGCGGCGAGGACGGATTGTGGCGCAGCTACCGGGCAGAAGATCTCGCCACGCCGGAAGCCTTTGAGCGCGACCCGCGACTGGTGTGGGAATGGTACAACTGGCGACGTGAGCTGATCGCGACCAAACAGCCGAATGCGGTCCACCTGGCAATCGTAGAATTAGAGCGTCGCGCTCCGGCCTTTTGGTTGATTACGCAAAACGTCGATGGGTTGCATCGAGATGCCGGTTCACGGAATCTCTCGGAGATTCACGGCAATATCTGGAAAGTCCGCTGCATCGGCTGCAACGTGGTGGACGAAAACCGTGACGTTCCGATCTCCATCCCACCGACCTGTCGCCATTGTGGGTCTCTACTGCGTCCCCATATCGTCTGGTTCGGGGAGTCCTTACTCACTACGGATCTCCGGCAATGCTCCACGGCCCTGAGAAGCTGCGATCTTCTGCTCGTCATCGGCACATCCGGCGTTGTCTACCCAGCCGCCGGCTTCGCTGCTGTCGCCAAAGAAACCAGCGCATTCGTCGCCGAAATCAATCTAGACCCCACACCACAGTCATCGCTGGTCGATGTTTCCCTGCACGGTCGTGCCAAAGACCTTGTCCCACTCCTACTCGATCCGATGTAG
- a CDS encoding biotin--[acetyl-CoA-carboxylase] ligase: MVSSAPLNIDAIRSTLATKALGQTLYLYQDLPSTNREACSLAQQGAAHGTLIVAEHQSGGYGRHGRAWFSPPGFNIYCSILVRGKSQILPLAQWLSWIPLVTALAVTEAAHQVAAVSLALKWPNDLLLQDRKVGGILCESTLTTPDKPTVIIGIGLNVNITPQAFPEDLRPTAASLIEAAPQPIDRNRLLAQLLWELEQCLDTLQSHGPTQLRQAYMARCATLGRQVKILFANDQQILGTAETLSADGALQVRPRATSPRAQSPVLIEVHAADVIHLRE, encoded by the coding sequence ATGGTGTCCTCTGCTCCACTCAATATCGACGCGATTCGTAGCACCCTTGCCACCAAGGCGCTGGGACAGACCCTCTATCTCTACCAAGATCTCCCCTCAACCAATCGAGAGGCCTGCTCGCTCGCACAACAAGGCGCCGCGCACGGTACACTCATAGTCGCCGAACATCAATCGGGCGGTTATGGCCGACATGGGCGCGCCTGGTTCTCCCCCCCTGGATTCAATATCTATTGCTCCATCCTTGTTCGTGGGAAGAGCCAGATTCTCCCCCTCGCACAATGGTTATCCTGGATCCCGCTGGTCACGGCGCTGGCTGTCACTGAGGCAGCCCACCAGGTTGCCGCTGTATCGCTCGCCCTGAAATGGCCCAATGACCTCCTCCTTCAGGACCGCAAGGTCGGTGGCATTCTCTGCGAAAGCACCCTGACGACGCCCGACAAACCGACCGTGATTATCGGAATCGGACTGAACGTCAACATCACACCTCAGGCCTTTCCGGAAGACCTCCGTCCGACTGCCGCTTCACTCATTGAGGCCGCTCCACAACCGATCGATCGGAATCGACTCCTCGCGCAACTCTTGTGGGAGCTCGAACAGTGTCTTGATACACTGCAGTCCCACGGTCCCACCCAACTGCGGCAGGCCTACATGGCTCGCTGTGCCACACTGGGCCGTCAGGTGAAGATCTTGTTCGCCAACGATCAGCAGATCCTTGGGACGGCAGAAACGCTCTCCGCAGACGGTGCGTTACAAGTCCGTCCCCGCGCGACTTCCCCTCGCGCACAATCGCCCGTTCTCATCGAAGTTCATGCCGCCGATGTAATTCATCTGAGAGAGTAG
- a CDS encoding valine--tRNA ligase, translated as MASSQLEKTYDPKAVETRWSREWLTRRYFHASPQQPGQPYCIVIPPPNVTGSLHVGHALNHSLQDILIRWRRMQGRNTLWLPGTDHAGIATQNVVEKQLMVEGLSRESLGRDQFVERVWQWKATSGNTIISQQKQLGESCDWDRLRFTMDEGLSKAVLEVFVRLYEDGLIYRGERLINWCPRCLTALSDIEVEHEETKGKLYSIDYPLAENPTLRLTVATTRPETMLGDTAIAVHPDDERFKHLIGKQVRLPLTDRTIPIVGDALLVDREFGTGAVKITPAHDFNDYEAGERHALPRLAILDHHALLDASGMRQAVVESALIDQLQGLPVSKARPKVEALLKERGHLVKVEDHKMAVGKCYRCKTVVEPYLSPQWFVKIKPLAEPAITAVEEGRIRIIPEGWTNNYLGWMRDIKDWCISRQIWWGHQIPAWYCVSCNAKQVIRRESRTAILSGASPIVSKTTPANCPSCGGTDLHRDPDVLDTWFSSALWPFSTLGWPDHTQELKTYYPTSTLVTGLDILFFWVARMIMMGLKFMGDVPFKDVYIHALVRDADGKKMSKSKGNVIDPLHVMSEFGTDALRFTLASMASPGRDVKLAEERIEGYRNFANKIWNVARFALMYLEGPRATLPPAERTFPDQWILSRLAHTIHVVTTELEAYRFDRAATALYQFIWHEYCDWYLELIKPVLQTPEHPDGAGTRHTLVETLETTMRLLHPFMPFITEEIWQTLPHQGDSIVVQTYPVVDGTWTASEVEQHFALLEQTVGLVRTGRVLLNYLPGQQIAIHVGHDAPRSQQLLGQLQQHVTHLSRSRANVSRPQDWPTTRLLRLIAEGLSVGIPVAEDVDLQKAIERLEKEIAETDKELQRIGGKLKNVEFTSKAPPDVIAEHQDRVRTLSRDRTLLADSQEQLRAMLET; from the coding sequence ATGGCTTCATCTCAGCTCGAAAAAACCTACGATCCGAAAGCAGTCGAAACACGATGGTCGCGCGAATGGCTGACCCGCCGCTATTTCCATGCCTCACCCCAGCAGCCGGGACAGCCCTATTGCATTGTCATTCCCCCGCCGAATGTCACGGGGTCGCTCCACGTCGGCCATGCCCTGAACCATTCTCTCCAAGACATCCTGATTCGCTGGCGACGCATGCAGGGACGCAACACGCTGTGGCTTCCAGGAACCGACCATGCCGGGATTGCGACACAGAATGTCGTTGAGAAACAGCTGATGGTCGAAGGCCTTTCCAGAGAGTCGCTTGGACGCGACCAATTCGTCGAGCGCGTCTGGCAGTGGAAGGCGACGTCGGGGAATACCATCATCAGCCAGCAAAAACAGCTTGGAGAATCCTGCGACTGGGACCGCCTCCGGTTTACGATGGACGAAGGATTGTCCAAAGCTGTGCTCGAAGTGTTCGTCCGACTCTATGAAGATGGGCTGATCTATCGAGGCGAACGGCTGATCAATTGGTGTCCACGTTGCCTCACCGCACTGTCAGACATTGAAGTCGAACACGAAGAGACGAAGGGAAAGCTCTATTCTATCGACTACCCGCTCGCCGAGAATCCCACTCTTCGTCTGACCGTCGCCACAACCAGACCTGAAACAATGCTCGGTGACACCGCTATCGCGGTCCATCCCGACGACGAACGCTTCAAGCACCTCATCGGCAAACAAGTTCGCCTCCCCCTTACAGACCGAACAATTCCCATTGTCGGGGACGCACTCCTCGTCGATCGTGAGTTCGGCACCGGTGCCGTCAAAATTACCCCCGCACACGATTTCAACGACTACGAGGCAGGAGAACGACATGCGCTTCCGCGACTTGCGATCCTCGACCATCACGCCCTACTCGATGCGTCCGGTATGCGCCAGGCGGTGGTGGAGTCTGCCCTCATCGACCAGTTGCAGGGTTTGCCCGTCTCGAAGGCCAGGCCCAAGGTTGAGGCACTGCTGAAGGAGCGTGGACACCTGGTCAAGGTCGAAGACCATAAAATGGCCGTGGGGAAGTGTTACCGATGCAAGACCGTGGTCGAGCCTTATCTGTCGCCACAGTGGTTCGTCAAGATCAAGCCACTGGCTGAACCAGCCATCACCGCGGTTGAAGAGGGTCGTATTCGCATCATTCCGGAAGGCTGGACGAATAATTACCTGGGCTGGATGCGCGACATTAAGGACTGGTGCATCTCTCGCCAGATCTGGTGGGGCCATCAAATTCCAGCCTGGTACTGTGTGTCGTGCAATGCCAAGCAGGTGATCAGACGTGAGAGCCGAACGGCTATCTTGTCGGGAGCCTCCCCTATCGTCTCGAAGACGACACCGGCGAATTGCCCGTCATGCGGCGGGACCGATCTCCATCGAGACCCCGATGTCCTTGATACGTGGTTTTCTTCCGCACTCTGGCCCTTTTCAACATTGGGATGGCCGGACCACACGCAGGAACTCAAAACCTATTACCCGACGTCCACGCTGGTCACAGGACTCGACATCTTGTTCTTCTGGGTTGCACGCATGATCATGATGGGCCTCAAGTTCATGGGGGATGTCCCCTTCAAAGACGTCTACATCCATGCCCTCGTCCGCGACGCCGACGGCAAAAAAATGAGCAAGTCGAAGGGGAACGTCATTGACCCGCTTCATGTCATGAGTGAATTCGGAACCGATGCGCTCCGATTTACCTTGGCTTCAATGGCCTCGCCCGGACGGGACGTGAAATTGGCAGAAGAGCGGATTGAGGGGTATCGCAACTTCGCCAATAAAATTTGGAACGTCGCGCGATTCGCCTTGATGTACCTCGAGGGTCCACGGGCCACCCTGCCGCCGGCGGAACGGACATTCCCCGACCAATGGATCCTGAGCCGGCTGGCCCATACCATTCACGTAGTCACGACGGAGTTGGAAGCCTACCGCTTTGACCGGGCCGCAACCGCGCTCTATCAATTCATCTGGCATGAATACTGCGACTGGTATTTGGAGCTGATCAAACCGGTGCTGCAAACGCCCGAACACCCAGATGGAGCCGGCACGCGACACACGCTCGTGGAGACGCTCGAAACCACCATGCGACTACTCCACCCATTCATGCCTTTCATCACGGAAGAGATTTGGCAAACACTTCCTCACCAAGGAGACAGTATTGTTGTACAGACCTATCCGGTCGTTGACGGCACATGGACCGCGTCTGAGGTCGAGCAGCACTTCGCCTTGTTGGAACAGACGGTGGGACTCGTCCGGACCGGCCGGGTCCTCTTGAATTATCTACCGGGTCAACAGATTGCAATTCATGTCGGGCATGATGCTCCTCGCAGTCAACAGCTCCTCGGCCAGCTGCAGCAACACGTAACCCACCTGAGTCGGAGTCGTGCCAACGTCAGCCGACCACAAGATTGGCCGACGACTAGATTGCTGCGACTCATCGCAGAAGGCCTCTCGGTGGGGATCCCCGTGGCAGAGGACGTGGACCTGCAGAAAGCAATCGAGCGTTTGGAAAAAGAAATTGCGGAGACCGACAAGGAACTACAACGAATCGGCGGGAAGTTGAAAAACGTGGAATTCACGTCGAAAGCACCGCCAGACGTGATCGCCGAACATCAAGACCGGGTGCGGACTCTCTCTCGTGATCGGACCTTACTGGCCGACAGCCAAGAGCAGCTCCGCGCAATGCTCGAAACCTGA
- the grpE gene encoding nucleotide exchange factor GrpE, whose protein sequence is MTEEHAQEKANTNTIENLEEVSSDTATISSPSADELAAKVEECTALNEKYLRLAAEFENYKRLTQRDQREQIRFGNEQLLKELLPVVDNLERAIKAAPTNGSDSALVQGVELTLKQLSGVLAKFGVQAIETAGQEFDPHSHQAVSYGPSTDVPANRVLEEFQKGYRLHDRVLRAAMVSVSSGPPQASE, encoded by the coding sequence ATGACTGAAGAGCACGCACAAGAGAAAGCAAATACTAATACAATCGAGAACTTAGAAGAGGTATCTTCTGACACCGCGACCATCTCTTCTCCGTCGGCAGATGAGCTGGCTGCCAAGGTTGAGGAATGCACCGCTCTCAATGAGAAATATCTCCGGCTGGCAGCAGAGTTTGAAAATTACAAGCGACTGACACAGCGGGATCAGCGTGAACAGATTCGGTTTGGCAATGAACAACTGCTCAAAGAACTTCTGCCAGTTGTCGATAATTTGGAGCGGGCGATCAAGGCAGCTCCCACAAACGGAAGCGATTCAGCACTCGTTCAGGGCGTAGAACTGACTCTCAAGCAACTCTCCGGTGTTTTGGCCAAGTTCGGTGTACAAGCCATCGAGACGGCTGGTCAGGAGTTTGACCCCCACTCGCATCAAGCTGTCTCGTACGGGCCGTCTACTGACGTGCCGGCCAATCGAGTGTTGGAGGAGTTTCAGAAGGGGTATCGATTACACGACAGAGTGTTGCGGGCAGCCATGGTCAGCGTGTCATCAGGCCCACCCCAGGCAAGCGAATAA
- a CDS encoding response regulator, whose product MTSPIFVVDSSPAVRRLVEQISTPEGFEVLGFQDGPTALEAARRSAPSLIIADYQLDNMTFSGFCKEINKLDNLAETSLISLVNPADHPDENLLRTLGVKAFLKKPFHTEELLTVLKSLQQKQASTATGTGLKRRAWPPTSTGTESDDEATDQVSVLTGLEEPLNPPIGPHTAAPISPITPTASDDVMRSLVDQLVQAMTKRSEQNLGGLLPQMITDQWGTQIRPLVQKEIQTQLGNILSREYLTTVIQPLVAEALPSLIRKELPSNETSIRQAVSDLLKPPLAEPLTQLVREQVESVIHQDLPAVVREQVGTINQLVTDALHQEVVKQTPLLVEGAVKATVASAVEQAVQRIVPDVAEQQVKAEIKRLTETEEPPRSSKI is encoded by the coding sequence ATGACTTCGCCGATTTTTGTCGTAGATAGCAGCCCCGCCGTCAGACGACTGGTCGAACAAATCTCCACTCCGGAAGGGTTTGAGGTCCTTGGGTTTCAGGACGGCCCAACCGCACTCGAGGCCGCTCGACGAAGTGCACCGTCCTTGATCATCGCTGACTACCAACTCGACAACATGACCTTTTCAGGATTTTGTAAGGAGATCAACAAACTGGACAATCTCGCCGAGACATCTCTCATCTCTTTGGTGAATCCGGCTGATCACCCAGATGAAAACCTTCTCCGCACATTAGGCGTCAAGGCATTCCTGAAGAAACCGTTCCACACGGAAGAATTGCTCACCGTGCTGAAGTCTCTTCAACAGAAACAGGCGAGTACCGCAACCGGTACGGGCCTGAAGCGACGCGCCTGGCCCCCGACCTCGACTGGAACCGAATCCGACGACGAGGCAACTGATCAGGTATCCGTTCTCACTGGGTTGGAGGAGCCACTGAACCCGCCTATCGGCCCTCACACTGCCGCACCAATTTCACCGATCACCCCTACGGCTTCTGACGATGTCATGAGGAGCCTCGTGGACCAGTTGGTACAGGCAATGACCAAGCGAAGTGAGCAGAACCTGGGCGGGCTACTTCCACAGATGATCACTGACCAATGGGGAACGCAGATTCGGCCACTCGTGCAGAAAGAGATCCAGACCCAGTTAGGCAACATTCTGTCTCGGGAATATCTCACCACGGTCATTCAACCGCTCGTCGCTGAGGCCTTGCCGTCGCTGATCCGGAAAGAACTCCCGAGCAACGAGACAAGCATTCGACAAGCCGTTTCGGACCTGCTGAAGCCTCCCCTCGCGGAGCCTCTCACGCAGTTGGTCCGAGAGCAGGTCGAATCCGTCATTCACCAGGATTTACCCGCCGTCGTGCGGGAACAGGTAGGAACGATTAATCAGCTGGTCACCGATGCACTGCATCAGGAAGTGGTAAAGCAAACTCCACTCCTGGTCGAGGGCGCGGTCAAAGCCACGGTTGCCTCCGCCGTCGAACAGGCTGTTCAACGCATCGTCCCTGACGTCGCTGAACAGCAGGTCAAAGCAGAAATCAAACGGTTGACCGAGACCGAAGAACCTCCCCGCTCCTCAAAAATCTAA
- a CDS encoding HAD-IA family hydrolase, with translation MSASIRVVFFDAADTLFHVQGSVGEIYLQHAVKFGFLQKSDSLAAITQAFRRAFREAPPPVFATMDPVRLKQSERLWWFDIVHNVFYRVGMFERFDEFFDHVFRVFEDHGSWRLFPETMSTLVRLKAQGLELGIISNFDSRLFGVLRGLGIAEAFDTVTISSLAQAVKPAPQIFLSALEKHAVDPEEALHVGDSLREDVEGGRKAGLHVALIDREGNEQPGDVLRIRSLDELFPLLHRIE, from the coding sequence ATGAGTGCCTCGATACGTGTCGTGTTTTTCGATGCGGCCGATACCCTCTTTCACGTGCAAGGGTCAGTCGGTGAGATCTATCTGCAGCATGCGGTCAAGTTTGGATTTTTACAGAAATCGGACTCGCTCGCCGCGATCACCCAGGCGTTTCGCCGAGCCTTTCGCGAAGCTCCGCCACCGGTGTTTGCCACGATGGATCCGGTACGGCTCAAGCAGAGTGAACGATTGTGGTGGTTCGATATCGTCCACAACGTCTTTTATCGAGTCGGCATGTTTGAGCGGTTCGACGAGTTTTTCGATCACGTGTTTCGTGTCTTTGAAGATCACGGATCCTGGCGCTTGTTCCCTGAGACGATGTCGACTCTGGTTCGGCTGAAAGCTCAGGGGTTGGAATTGGGGATTATTTCCAATTTTGATTCCCGGCTTTTTGGCGTGTTGCGGGGACTCGGCATCGCTGAAGCCTTCGATACCGTGACGATCTCGAGTTTGGCCCAAGCAGTGAAACCGGCGCCACAGATTTTTCTCAGTGCGTTGGAAAAACATGCCGTGGATCCGGAAGAGGCGTTGCATGTCGGCGATAGCCTTCGAGAGGATGTGGAGGGTGGACGGAAGGCCGGACTGCACGTTGCCCTGATTGACCGTGAGGGGAATGAACAACCGGGTGACGTTCTACGTATCAGGAGTCTGGATGAGCTATTCCCCTTGCTACATCGGATCGAGTAG
- a CDS encoding 2-dehydropantoate 2-reductase, whose protein sequence is MKQILMVGAGSVGGFFGARLAKTNPDVSFLLRPKTLAAVKRNGLTIRSADGTFTVRPQAAADARALPRPDLIILGVKAYDLDEVLTQIEPVLTEKTVILTLQNGIDTEDRLAARLHRDCVIGGVAYIYSKIAEPGVIDHYKKGAVAIGEFMGHESDRLLRVRDAFVSANIPCHLSKDIRRSKWEKMCWNCVFNPITVLIDDHVAKALDHPEMTGVIRQIVGEVSAISAAMKVPLPLDMPERVVKATQEIRDIHTSMYDDWKAGRRTEIDYLNGFIVQKGRSLGIPTPVNEALTAMIKTITEKEPTGPDRVRIEGAVVQPVSFDRAALAALPAEHQLDISTVMPGMQGQGIRLKGLLDVPALAIEADHVAFHASDGKYSACLTLQQAKEFGVLLYELRGAALPDTNGGPFRLVTPGLGDLCANVKGVTRIEITKGPGRDTRQTTCPPNP, encoded by the coding sequence ATGAAACAGATTTTGATGGTCGGTGCCGGATCGGTCGGCGGATTTTTCGGGGCACGACTGGCCAAGACGAATCCGGATGTGTCGTTCTTATTGCGGCCCAAGACGTTGGCGGCCGTGAAACGGAATGGATTGACGATACGCAGTGCCGATGGAACCTTTACGGTGAGGCCTCAAGCTGCTGCGGATGCACGCGCACTTCCTCGGCCGGATCTCATCATACTCGGTGTGAAGGCCTATGATCTCGATGAAGTGTTGACTCAGATCGAGCCGGTGCTTACGGAGAAGACGGTTATCCTGACGTTACAGAACGGGATTGATACCGAAGACCGTCTGGCAGCGCGACTCCATCGTGATTGCGTCATCGGTGGTGTGGCGTATATCTATTCGAAAATCGCTGAACCCGGCGTGATTGATCACTACAAGAAAGGCGCCGTCGCGATCGGCGAATTCATGGGACATGAGAGTGATCGCCTTCTCCGGGTTCGCGATGCGTTTGTGTCGGCCAATATTCCCTGTCACCTGTCCAAAGATATTCGACGGAGTAAGTGGGAGAAGATGTGTTGGAACTGCGTGTTCAATCCGATTACAGTACTCATCGACGACCACGTGGCCAAAGCACTCGACCATCCGGAAATGACGGGCGTGATCCGGCAGATCGTCGGTGAAGTTTCGGCGATCTCTGCGGCGATGAAGGTTCCGTTACCGTTGGACATGCCGGAACGGGTCGTGAAAGCGACGCAGGAAATTCGCGATATTCATACGTCGATGTATGACGATTGGAAGGCAGGACGGCGGACTGAAATCGACTATCTTAACGGCTTTATCGTTCAGAAGGGGCGATCGCTGGGTATTCCCACGCCGGTGAACGAAGCCCTGACGGCGATGATCAAGACGATCACGGAGAAGGAACCGACCGGTCCCGATCGAGTTCGGATCGAAGGTGCCGTGGTCCAACCAGTCTCCTTCGATCGAGCGGCCCTTGCGGCGCTGCCGGCAGAGCACCAGCTTGATATTTCCACGGTCATGCCTGGGATGCAGGGGCAGGGGATTCGGCTGAAGGGACTCCTGGATGTTCCGGCATTGGCGATCGAAGCGGATCATGTGGCCTTCCATGCATCGGATGGAAAATACTCAGCCTGTTTGACGCTGCAACAGGCAAAAGAATTTGGGGTGTTGCTCTACGAGCTGCGTGGAGCTGCCTTACCGGATACGAATGGTGGGCCGTTCCGTCTGGTGACGCCTGGACTCGGCGATTTGTGCGCCAACGTCAAAGGAGTCACGCGGATTGAAATCACAAAGGGGCCGGGGAGAGATACGAGGCAAACGACCTGTCCCCCGAACCCATGA
- the nadC gene encoding carboxylating nicotinate-nucleotide diphosphorylase: MTTLPAAEIRRAVRRGLEEDLAQGDATTAALFSVPIPAQATIIAQQPLVVAGMAAAVQTFLMVDPSLRLSVSKRDGDRAKNGERLLQIEGDGRSILQAERVALNFLQHLSGIATITQQFCRAVRGYPVSILDTRKTLPGWRTLQKWAVALGGGTNHRHSLSDGILIKDNHLVLLQEHRRPVEKACRLAQKHRSPTLPIIVEVETLSEVRQALEGKPDVILLDNMTSRMVRRAVALIKKRALVEVSGGITLRTVRAMAAAGADRISIGTLTHSAPAATVSLVMTVARPAKRPHR; the protein is encoded by the coding sequence ATGACCACGCTCCCTGCTGCAGAAATTCGACGGGCCGTGCGCCGGGGGCTCGAGGAGGATCTTGCTCAGGGAGACGCCACCACTGCTGCGCTCTTTTCCGTTCCGATCCCAGCCCAGGCCACAATCATCGCACAACAGCCCTTGGTCGTTGCCGGAATGGCCGCAGCAGTCCAGACCTTTCTCATGGTCGATCCTTCGCTACGACTCTCCGTCTCCAAGCGGGACGGGGACCGAGCAAAGAACGGAGAGCGGCTGCTTCAGATCGAAGGCGATGGGCGATCCATCTTGCAAGCCGAACGGGTTGCCCTAAACTTCCTTCAGCACCTCTCGGGGATCGCCACCATCACGCAGCAGTTCTGTCGAGCAGTACGTGGCTACCCTGTCAGCATCCTGGATACCAGAAAAACGCTTCCCGGTTGGAGAACACTTCAGAAATGGGCCGTGGCACTCGGCGGAGGAACGAATCACCGGCACTCCTTGAGCGATGGCATTCTGATCAAGGACAACCATCTGGTCCTTCTTCAAGAGCATCGACGACCAGTGGAGAAGGCCTGTCGGCTTGCACAGAAACATCGATCGCCCACGCTCCCGATCATCGTCGAAGTGGAAACCCTCTCCGAGGTCCGGCAAGCCCTTGAGGGAAAGCCTGATGTGATTTTGCTGGACAATATGACTTCCCGCATGGTGCGACGCGCCGTGGCACTCATCAAGAAGCGAGCTCTGGTGGAAGTATCAGGCGGGATCACGCTGCGAACTGTCCGCGCCATGGCGGCAGCAGGGGCCGACCGAATTTCCATCGGTACCTTGACCCATTCTGCTCCGGCCGCTACGGTCAGTCTTGTCATGACAGTGGCTCGACCTGCAAAACGCCCGCATCGTTAG
- a CDS encoding type III pantothenate kinase, translated as MLLAIDIGNTNIVAGIFDGPTLLNHWRLATDPKRTTDEYGVLCLSLMAREGRVPEHITGAIISSVVPALTETFEFMIETSFGCRPITVSSDLETGLTLKYLNPKEIGSDRIVNAVAGYEKFRRDLIIVDFGTATTFCAVSGSGEYLGGVIAPGLGISAEALFSRAAKLSKVELARPKTVIGIDTASSIQSGLIFGYAGLVDTLIQRMEAEMGRSSFVIATGGLAPVLASEARTIQHIEPFLTLQGLELLYRRAHGTHSTNWV; from the coding sequence ATGCTGCTTGCGATCGATATCGGCAATACCAACATCGTCGCCGGAATCTTTGACGGGCCGACGCTCCTCAACCATTGGCGATTGGCCACCGACCCCAAACGAACGACCGATGAGTATGGCGTCCTCTGCCTTAGTCTCATGGCTCGAGAGGGCCGCGTGCCTGAACATATTACCGGTGCGATCATTTCCAGTGTCGTGCCCGCCCTCACGGAAACATTTGAATTCATGATTGAAACATCCTTTGGATGCAGGCCTATCACTGTGTCATCTGATCTCGAGACCGGGCTCACCCTGAAATACCTGAATCCGAAAGAGATCGGAAGCGACCGGATTGTCAATGCGGTTGCCGGCTATGAGAAGTTTCGCCGCGATCTCATCATCGTCGACTTCGGTACTGCGACGACCTTTTGCGCCGTCAGCGGATCCGGCGAATACCTGGGAGGCGTGATTGCGCCGGGCTTGGGGATTTCCGCTGAAGCCCTCTTTAGCCGAGCCGCCAAACTGAGCAAGGTGGAGCTTGCCCGCCCCAAAACCGTCATCGGGATCGATACCGCCAGCAGCATTCAGTCGGGACTCATCTTTGGATACGCTGGCCTGGTGGACACTCTCATTCAACGAATGGAAGCCGAAATGGGACGTTCCTCGTTTGTGATTGCGACGGGTGGATTAGCCCCGGTTCTCGCCTCAGAAGCGAGAACCATTCAGCATATTGAACCATTCCTAACCCTCCAGGGTCTCGAGCTGTTGTACCGTCGGGCTCACGGAACCCATTCCACCAACTGGGTGTAA
- a CDS encoding cation:proton antiporter has protein sequence MLQIRLFSLVREFTARTVTILTWSGQRGGVYVALALSLLPSPSRGDLVTITYAVVVFSILVQGLMINRVQESSVRASTSID, from the coding sequence ATGCTCCAGATCAGGCTGTTCAGCCTCGTCCGGGAGTTTACAGCCCGCACGGTGACGATCCTGACATGGAGCGGCCAGCGCGGCGGAGTATACGTCGCGCTGGCCCTTTCTCTACTACCGAGCCCATCTCGTGGTGACCTTGTGACGATCACGTATGCCGTCGTCGTGTTTTCAATCTTGGTCCAAGGGTTGATGATCAATCGAGTGCAGGAAAGCTCTGTGCGTGCCTCAACTAGTATCGACTGA